From Acidithiobacillus sp., the proteins below share one genomic window:
- a CDS encoding HU family DNA-binding protein, which produces MNKSELIEKIAEEAGVTRAAAGHTLDAAVKVITEALKAGDQVTLVGFGSFLVSSREARKGRNPATGAEIMIAASRTPKFKAGKALRDAVN; this is translated from the coding sequence ATGAATAAATCGGAGTTGATCGAGAAGATCGCAGAAGAAGCCGGCGTGACCCGTGCCGCCGCTGGCCATACTCTGGATGCGGCAGTCAAGGTGATTACAGAGGCACTGAAGGCTGGTGATCAGGTAACTCTGGTCGGTTTCGGTTCGTTCCTTGTTTCCAGTCGTGAGGCGCGTAAAGGCCGCAACCCCGCTACTGGCGCAGAAATCATGATCGCCGCGAGCCGTACACCTAAATTTAAGGCTGGTAAAGCACTGCGTGATGCAGTAAACTAG
- a CDS encoding peptidylprolyl isomerase — protein MMDAFRNFGQSWVAKVLMILIALSFVLWGVSGYLFSGGSSSSAIATVDGQKISDAVFQTRMKDAQARYSHIFGAATAAKMVADKNFGRDVLNGLIDNMLLGAEAGRLGLLVPDAALAKKIESIPSFQEKGVFSKSHYQKLLVANGMTPAQFEGMLRESMRLEQLQVIPQVIATASNTDATEVWAWSQEYRDISAVDIQDADFAPAAKPTSAEVADYYHANIEQFQLPAQVQVQYVVLGPKNFVDKSTAQTSSAISSSAVAVGQRATPFNSQAENAFQAQVENFKDRLFSSPDGLGTVAKAYGLEVQESGILTAGKLLAQGPFADAKALDLAFSKAVLAGKNSTALTLANGNLLAVHLLHYKPGSVQPLNTVAGTIAAKLTSENTSRLAKNKAQALLAAARLAKNMDVLTDRGAYPLHAYLDVTRRNGQGLDNAALVAAFTTPAPVDGVPSMDMVKTSSGYQIFAVTRVIAPSAAAINPKVATQIRASLEEQRGRLLSTAYLKDLREHAKVKINDAQLAQISH, from the coding sequence ATGATGGATGCATTTCGGAATTTTGGTCAGTCCTGGGTAGCAAAAGTACTCATGATCTTAATCGCATTATCTTTCGTGCTTTGGGGAGTAAGTGGGTATTTATTCTCGGGGGGTTCAAGTTCGTCGGCCATAGCGACGGTGGATGGCCAGAAGATTAGCGATGCCGTATTTCAGACACGTATGAAGGATGCTCAGGCGCGTTATAGTCATATTTTCGGTGCAGCAACCGCAGCGAAGATGGTAGCGGATAAGAACTTTGGGCGAGATGTACTGAATGGTTTGATTGACAACATGCTCTTAGGCGCAGAGGCGGGACGTCTGGGATTACTGGTGCCCGATGCGGCGTTAGCGAAAAAAATCGAATCCATTCCGTCCTTTCAAGAAAAGGGTGTTTTTTCTAAAAGTCATTATCAGAAATTGCTGGTCGCTAACGGAATGACACCAGCACAGTTTGAAGGTATGTTGCGAGAAAGTATGCGCCTGGAGCAGTTACAAGTCATTCCTCAGGTTATAGCCACAGCCTCGAACACCGACGCAACCGAGGTTTGGGCCTGGTCACAGGAATATCGGGATATCAGTGCGGTGGACATCCAGGATGCAGACTTTGCGCCAGCGGCCAAGCCAACAAGTGCCGAAGTGGCTGATTACTATCACGCCAATATCGAGCAATTTCAGTTGCCAGCGCAGGTGCAAGTGCAATATGTCGTGCTGGGGCCGAAGAATTTTGTCGATAAGAGTACGGCACAGACGAGTTCGGCCATCAGTTCTTCCGCAGTGGCGGTGGGACAACGCGCTACACCTTTTAATAGCCAGGCCGAGAATGCCTTCCAAGCCCAGGTGGAAAACTTTAAGGATCGTCTATTCAGCAGCCCTGACGGTTTAGGTACGGTTGCCAAAGCCTATGGTCTGGAGGTCCAGGAGAGTGGGATACTCACTGCCGGGAAGTTACTAGCCCAGGGGCCTTTTGCCGACGCCAAAGCACTTGACCTTGCCTTTAGCAAGGCTGTGCTTGCCGGTAAAAATAGTACAGCGCTCACATTGGCGAATGGGAATTTGCTGGCTGTGCATTTGCTCCACTATAAGCCGGGTAGCGTGCAACCCTTGAATACCGTTGCGGGAACCATTGCCGCAAAATTGACCTCGGAAAATACGTCGCGATTGGCTAAAAACAAAGCGCAGGCACTGCTGGCGGCGGCACGGCTAGCGAAGAATATGGATGTGTTGACAGATCGTGGCGCCTACCCGCTGCACGCATATCTCGATGTAACCCGGCGTAACGGGCAAGGGCTGGATAATGCGGCGTTAGTGGCTGCTTTTACGACACCCGCACCAGTAGACGGAGTCCCCTCCATGGATATGGTGAAGACGTCGTCAGGCTATCAGATTTTTGCCGTCACCCGCGTAATCGCACCCTCGGCAGCGGCAATAAACCCCAAAGTAGCGACGCAAATCCGTGCATCTCTGGAGGAGCAAAGAGGTCGTTTGCTGTCGACAGCTTATCTGAAGGACTTGCGGGAGCATGCTAAGGTGAAGATCAACGACGCGCAGTTGGCCCAGATTTCTCACTGA
- a CDS encoding DUF2147 domain-containing protein gives MKHLLTRYFALVGLLLGSTSIASASTSSGDIIGLWQTASGNAYIRIYEKNGALFGQSVGQSQDTVQQARAKGQPQILADFVPKRPGEWAHGRIYDPNNKTYFHGTLTALDPHELKVYGYIGFSWLGGDTIWTRVSTN, from the coding sequence ATGAAGCATCTTTTAACTCGTTACTTCGCCCTCGTCGGACTGCTTCTTGGGAGCACTAGTATCGCTTCCGCAAGTACGAGCAGTGGGGACATTATTGGCCTATGGCAAACTGCAAGTGGCAACGCTTATATCCGTATTTATGAAAAAAATGGCGCACTATTTGGGCAAAGCGTGGGACAATCGCAAGATACGGTGCAGCAGGCGCGTGCCAAGGGCCAGCCACAAATTCTGGCCGACTTCGTACCCAAGCGCCCAGGAGAATGGGCACATGGCCGCATTTACGACCCGAACAACAAAACCTATTTTCATGGTACGCTGACGGCCTTAGATCCCCATGAACTTAAAGTATACGGCTATATCGGTTTTTCCTGGCTCGGTGGCGACACTATCTGGACCCGGGTTTCGACCAATTAA